CAAAATTTCTTCACTCAAAAAAACAAAACACTGAAAATGAACATCATTTATTTTTAAAAATCATCTTTTTTCAATATGCAAAATTTCTCTTTTGGCACCAACTTCTATTTCAAGAATGATTTTTTCTTCATCATTACTAAGAATATTCACTTTTGAGAGATGAGTTATACCCGTTTTCGAGTACGGATTGAAAAATATATCCGATTCTTTGACCAACATTTGTTGGCGATATATCCAATTCATCTGCCAAACCTCATAATGGTGCATAAATATTTTCATTGTATAATTGGTGCTTTCCACATTTTTTTGAAAACTGAATTGATATTGTGACCACCAATAATGAAACAACACCCAATGCAACATACTAATAACCAAAAACATAAAAAACTTCAATCGTTTTTTAAGCAGAAAAATAAGACTTCCTAAACCAGCAATTACCCAAAATAAAACCAAGACAATCAAATAATTATTATAGAAAATCATTTCTATCTTGAAGACAGCATTCAGAAAGAATTCTAAAAAACTCAACATCGGGACACCCCAACCTATGGTCAGAAATAAAATTCGCAAAAAACGTATCATCTTAAGCAAAATACTCATTAATCAAATGATTTATAGGCACAAATATACTTTTTTTCCTTACAGAAAAAATTATTTTGTTATTTTTGCAAACGAAACAATTAAGCATACTATGCTCGAACAGATAAATCTAAATTACGAAAAAGTGGTGTTGGTGGGAATCATCAACCAAATGCAAGACGAAGAAAAATCAAAAGAATACTTAGATGAATTAGAATTTCTTACCTATACAGCGGGTGGAGAAGTTTTACAACGATTTACTCAAAAGTTAGATGTTCCAAATCCGAAAACCTTTATAGGGACAGGAAAAATGGAAGAGGTTCAGCAATTCGTGGAAGAAAACGGAGTTGGGACTGTTATTTTTGATGATGAACTTTCTCCTGCACAGCAAAAAAATATTGAACGTATCTTGAAAGCCAAAATTTTAGACCGAACGGGGCTTATTTTGGATATATTCGCACAACGGGCTCAAACCAGCTATTCCCGAACCCAAGTGGAATTAGCTCAATATCAATATCTTTTACCTCGATTAACAGGACTTTGGACACACCTTGAACGCCAACGAGGAGGAATTGGTATGCGTGGACCTGGAGAAACAGAGATTGAAACTGACCGCCGTATCGTACGTGACCGTATCGCACTTTTGAAGAAAAAATTAGCAACCATCGACCGCCAAATGGCTGTACAACGAAGCAATCGTGGAGCGATGGTACGTGTGGCACTTATCGGATACACCAACGTTGGAAAATCTACCCTAATGAATGTAATTAGCAAAAGTGAAGTCTTCGCCGAAAACAAACTTTTCGCTACACTCGATACCACAGTACGAAAGGTAGTTATCGGAAATCTTCCTTTCTTACTATCTGATACTGTTGGTTTTATCCGAAAATTACCTACTCAACTTATCGAATCATTTAAAAGTACGTTAGATGAAGTTCGTGAAGCGGATTTACTACTTCATATTGTGGATATTTCGCATCCAAATTTTGAGGAACATATTCACTCAGTAAATCAAATTCTTTCAGAAATAAAAAGTGCAGACAAACCTACAATTATGGTTTTCAACAAAATAGACGCTTACAAACATCAAACTATTGCAGAAGATGACCTCATCACTGAACCTACCTCCAAACATTTTACATTGGAGCAGTGGAAACAGACGTGGATGAACAAAGTAGGCAACGATGTGCTTTTCATTTCGGCATTAAATAAGGATAATCTGGAGGAATTTCGCGAAAAAGTGTATGCTAAAGTGCGAGAAATACACATCACACGTTTTCCGTACAACAACTTCTTGTACCCAGAATTTATGGAAGATGACACAGAAACAGAAAACTAATTATGAAAGATAAAAAAGAAAAAATACTTGATAAATCACTGAAATTACTTCAAAAATTTTCTAAACAAAAAGTATCAGAGGAAGATTTAACCACCGCCGAAAGCAAATCGGTAAACTTAAAAGAAAAGGTAACCGATTTCAAACTGCTTTTATCAATGTTTAAAGACGGTATTTCGGGCGGATATCCCATTTCAAAAACTACTTTGGCTGTTTTAGCAGGAGTGATTCTATATGTGGTTTCGCCCATTGACACTATTCCTGATTTGTTTCCAATGATTGGCTGGACAGACGATATTACCGTAGTGATTTTTGTAGTAAATCGGCTTTCTCACGAAATTCAAAATTACAAAAAATGGCGGACGGCAACGGGCAAAAACCTTACGCCGCCTGAGAGCGAAAGTTTTGCTTTCAAAAAAGGCATTTAAAAACCATTACCTTCTAAACTTCATAAAGAGATAAATAATAATATAATTCTATATCTTTAGCATATAAATATGAAAACAATAAGTGCCATTAGAGCCGATTTTCCGATATTAGCACGTAAAGTAAACGGCTGTCCGCTGATTTATTTTGACAATGCCGCTACCTCGCAAACGCCTCTGCCTGTAATTAACACCATTGTGCATTATTATTCGCACCTGAATGCTAACATTCACAGGGGTGTACATACACTCAGCCAAGAAGCCACTGAGGCTTACGAAGCAGCTCGTGTGAAACTACAAAAACATTTTAATGCCCATAAATCTTGTGAAATAATTTTCACATCAGGCACCACACACAGCATCAATTTGGTTGCTAACGGATTTGCTAATATCTTGAAAAAAAGTGATGAAATTATTGTTTCAGCATCAGAGCATCATAGCAATATTGTGCCGTGGCAATTTGCCTGTAAGCATAGCGGAGCTTCATTGAAAGTGATTTCAATGGATATGGAAGGGCATTTAGACCTAAATCAATTCGAGCAATTACTAACTTCAAATACCAAGTTAGTATGTGTACAACACGTTTCAAATGCTTTGGGGAATATCCAACCCATTGAAAAAATCATCGCTTTGGCTAAAAAGGTAAATGCCGCAGTTTTGGTGGACGGAGCTCAAGCCTCGCCACACTTACAACCCGATGTTCAGGCTTTAGATGTTGATTTTTATACCGCTTCAGGGCATAAAATGTACGGACCTACAGGAGTTGGCATTTTGTACGGAAAAGAAGCGTGGCTGAGCAAACTTCCGCCCTATCAAGGAGGAGGCGAAATGATAAAAGAAGTAACTTTTGAAAATAGCACCTATGCCGAATTGCCTCATAAATTTGAAGCAGGTACACCTAACATCTGCGGAGGCATTGCCTTGGGCGCTGCCATTGACTATATGCACCAAATCGGGATGGAAAATATTGCTCGTCACGAACACGAACTTCTCAAGTATGCCACAGAAAAATTACAAAACATACCCGAAGTAATTTTCTACGGAACCTCTAATTTGAAAAACAAGACAGCTGTAATTTCATTCAATATCAAAGGAATACACCCTTATGATTTAGGCACATTGCTTGACAAACAAGGCATAGCCGTACGTACGGGTCATCATTGTACACAACCCATTATGAACTTCTATCAAATTCCTGGGACGGTACGCATTAGTTTTGCCTTTTACAATACCTTTGAAGAAATCGATCAGTTTATAGTCGCTTTACTGAAAGCAAAAAGTATGCTTTCGTAATAGAAAAGTTGAAATTATTCCGAATATAAATACTATTTTTGTCGCTAAATTTATAGATACCCTATTTCCTTATGAAATTAAAACACGCATTTTTGATTATATTAGTAGTGCTAATTATTGACCAATGGAGTAAAATCTACATCAAAACACATTTCAAACTCAATGATTACGTGGAGGTTTTCAGTTGGTTTAAAATACTATTTATTGAAAACGAAGGTGCAGCTTGGGGAACTAAAATTCCAGGAACGTATGGTAAATTGGCATTAACCTTGTTCCGCATTGTAGCGGTGGTGGGTATCGGGTATTGGCTGACACAATCCATTAAAAAACAGCGTCCTACTATTTTAATTATATCTATTTCTTTAATTTTAGCCGGAGCTTTAGGAAATATTATTGATTCGGTTTTCTACGGAGTCATTTTTGACCATAGCTATGGCAATGTAGCTACTTTATTTTCAGAGAATCCTTACGGAACACTTCTACACGGTAAAGTGGTGGATATGTTTTACTTTCCGCTTATCGATACAAAATTACCCGAATGGCTTCCGTTTTGGGGCGGAAAAAACTTTCGCTTTTTTGAACCCGTTTTTAATGTTGCCGATGCAGCCATTAGCATTGCCGTAGGTTTACTTTTGGTATTCAATAAGAAAGCTTTCCCGAAAGAAAACGAAGCAACAAACAAGTAAATAAATATCTGATTTATAGAACAACTATGCTAAAACAAAACTTACAACTTAAACTCTCACAAAAACTTTCTCCCCAGCAAATTCAATTGATGAAGCTGGTACAGCTTCCTACCTTGGCTTTTGAACAACGCGTAAAACAAGAATTGGAAGAAAATCCTGCTTTGGAAACAGGGAAAGAAGAAAGCCTATACGATGAGTTTGCTGATGAGTTCGATAATAGCATAGATGATTTCAATGATAATGAAGTCATTAACACAGATGACATCAATATTGATGAATATTTAAGCGATGATGAAATCCCTGATTATCGTCTTCAAGCTAACAATTATAGCGATGACGATGAAGAAAAGGAAATTCCTTTTAGCGCTGGTATTTCTTTTCATCAATCCCTTATAAACCAACTCAATACGTTTCAGTTAAGTGATGAAGACTACCTCATCGCTGAATTTTTGGTAGGCAGCATTGATGATACGGGTTACATCCGCCGTAGCCTACAAGACCTTACTGACGATTTGGCTTTTACTCAAAACATCTATACCGATGAAGAAAAGGTAAGACAGATACAACAACAAATCATTTTTCAGTTAGACCCTGCCGGCGTAGGGGCTTCCGACCTACAAGAATGCCTACTGGTACAATTACAACGCAAAAAGGGTACTCCCGCAATAGAACTTGCCATAGAAATCATCGAAAAAGGTTTTGAACCTTTCACCAAGAAACATTATTCACGCCTACAGCAAAAATTTTCCGCATCGGAAGAAGATTTAAAAGAAGCCATTCAAGAAATCGAAAAACTCAACCCTAAACCAGGCAATGCCTACTCCAACAATCACATACAAGTGGAGCAAATCATTCCTGATTTTAATATTCGCATTAATGATAACGAACTAGAACTAACTCTCAACGGAAGAAATGCACCCGAGTTACACGTTTCCAGAGAGTACACCACGATGCTCGAAACGTACAAAAACACCAAAGAAAAATCAAACTCACAAAAAGAAGCTGTTTTCTTTATCAAACAAAAACTAGACGCCGCCAAATGGTTCATTGACGCTATAAAACAGCGCCAACAAACGCTGTACGTAACAATGAATGCCATTATGAATCATCAAAAAGAATATTTTTTGACAGGTGACGAACTAAAAATCAAACCTTTGATTTTAAAAGACATTGCCGATGTAGTAGGTATGGATATTTCCACCGTTTCGCGTGTAGCCAATAGCAAATACGTAACCACACCTTATGGCACAAAGCTCATCAAAGAATTCTTTTCCGAATCTATGAAAAATGACCAAGGAGAGGACGTTTCTACTCACGAAATCAAAAATATACTACAAAATATCATTGCTGAAGAAGACAAACGCAAACCCTATCCTGACGATGATTTAGCCCAGATACTCAAAGAAAAAGGCTACCCTATCGCCCGAAGAACCGTTGCTAAATATCGGGAACAGTTAGATATTCCTGTGGCTCGTTTACGTAAAGAACTTTAAAAATAAGTTCTCGCCTTGTTGCATTAGCACTTGTACGCTTTAACTTTTTTTTATACTTTTGCACCCGTCTCAAAGGGGTGCTGCGTTTGCGGCTGAGATTATACCCATAGAACTTGGGCTGGTAATGCAGTCTAAGGAAACGAAGTCAATAATAAGTGGCTTGTTTTTGCTTTTTGGGTAGCAGAAACAGGCTTTTTTTATTCATTCCATAAAATAATTACCTCTTTTATTTTGTAAAAATTTCATTTTACTGATGAAAAAATTATTTTTTATGGGAGCGATGAGCCTTATTACTTCGGCTTATGCTCAAACAATGGAATCAGAAAAAGATTCTACAGAATTAAAAACCATCAAATTAGACGAAGTACTGGTTTCAGCAGTAAGGGCAAAACAAACTTTGCCAGTAACTTTCTCCAATTTATCGAAATCAGACATCGCAAAAAGCAATCAAGGACAACAAATCCCGATGCTTTTAGGGAACTTGCCTAACGTAGTTTCATATTCTGAAGACGGAACAGGCTTCGGGGCAACCTACCTTTCTGTTCGTGGAAGTGACCTTTACCGAACCAATGTGACTATCAATGGTATTCCGTACAATGACTCAGAATCACAAGGAACTTTTTGGTACAATCTTTCCGATTTTGCTTCTTCCTCAGAGAATATCCAACTTCAACGTGGTGTAGGTACATCTACTAATGGTGCGGGAGCTTTCGGAGCAAGTTTGAACGTACTTACTGATGCCGTTTCGGAGAATCCATACGCCGAAATTGCAAATTTCTACGGAAGTTACAACACACATAAGCATATGGTAAAACTTTCGACAGGAAAAATCAATGAGCGTTTTGAGCTTTCGGGACGTTTTTCAAAAATCAATTCTAACGGGTACAGAGACAGAGCATCATCTGATTTGAAATCCTATTTTTTACAAGGAGCTTATTCTTACAAAAATACGCTGATTAAAGCTTTAGTTTTTGGTGGAAAAGAAAAAACACAGCTTACTTGGATAGGAATTGACGAGGCAACTTTAAACAAAAACAGAAAATACAATCCTGCTGGAAAATACAAAGATGCAGAGGGCAACACTCGTTTCTATGACAATGAAACGGATAATTACCAACAAGACCACGCTCAACTGCATTGGGTAGAAAAATGGTCTCCTTTTTGGACAACCAACTTGGCTTTTCATTACACCAAAGGTCGTGGACATTGGGAAATGTACGAAACTTGGGGCGGTGCAACCTATGACAAACACCAAATCACACGATACGCCTTAGACAACGATTTCTACGGAGCTACATTATCTTCCAATTTCAAGAAAAATACTATTGATTTGATATTTGGAGGTGCTTTCAACAAATATGACGGATTGCATTTCGAAGAAAGAGTATGGTCGGAAGAAGCTTCAAAACCTTATCAAGAAATTGTAGATGAAAATTGGGGATACAAAAAAGATGGTTCCGCTTTTGCCAAAATGACTTGGAAATTTGCTCCTCAGTGGGATTTATTTACTGATATTCAATACAGATACGTTCACTACAAAGCCGATGAATACAAAGCTAACAAAGCATTTAATTTTATCAACCCTAAAATAGGAGTAAGTTTTTCCTTAAACGAAAATAATTATTTTTACTTATCGTATGCCAAAGCCACTAAGGAGCCGAATCGTAGCGACTACAAAGCGGCACACAAAGAGTACGAAAAAGCCAAAAAGACAGACCCTTCCGCAACAATAAGAGAGCCTCGACCTGAAAAATTGAACGATTTTGAATTGGGTTGGAGATACAACACCCCAAAAGTAAAAATCAATACGAATTTATATTATATGCTTTATAAAGACCAATTGGTACTAACTGGTCGTTTGAACGACAAAGGGTATCCAATTCGTGATAACAGCGGAGATAGCTACAGAGCTGGACTTGAAGTAGATGCTACTTTACTACTTTCCGACAGATGGATTTGGCAACCAAATGTATCTGTC
This genomic window from Capnocytophaga canimorsus contains:
- a CDS encoding YkvA family protein — encoded protein: MKDKKEKILDKSLKLLQKFSKQKVSEEDLTTAESKSVNLKEKVTDFKLLLSMFKDGISGGYPISKTTLAVLAGVILYVVSPIDTIPDLFPMIGWTDDITVVIFVVNRLSHEIQNYKKWRTATGKNLTPPESESFAFKKGI
- a CDS encoding TonB-dependent receptor: MKKLFFMGAMSLITSAYAQTMESEKDSTELKTIKLDEVLVSAVRAKQTLPVTFSNLSKSDIAKSNQGQQIPMLLGNLPNVVSYSEDGTGFGATYLSVRGSDLYRTNVTINGIPYNDSESQGTFWYNLSDFASSSENIQLQRGVGTSTNGAGAFGASLNVLTDAVSENPYAEIANFYGSYNTHKHMVKLSTGKINERFELSGRFSKINSNGYRDRASSDLKSYFLQGAYSYKNTLIKALVFGGKEKTQLTWIGIDEATLNKNRKYNPAGKYKDAEGNTRFYDNETDNYQQDHAQLHWVEKWSPFWTTNLAFHYTKGRGHWEMYETWGGATYDKHQITRYALDNDFYGATLSSNFKKNTIDLIFGGAFNKYDGLHFEERVWSEEASKPYQEIVDENWGYKKDGSAFAKMTWKFAPQWDLFTDIQYRYVHYKADEYKANKAFNFINPKIGVSFSLNENNYFYLSYAKATKEPNRSDYKAAHKEYEKAKKTDPSATIREPRPEKLNDFELGWRYNTPKVKINTNLYYMLYKDQLVLTGRLNDKGYPIRDNSGDSYRAGLEVDATLLLSDRWIWQPNVSVSRNKNIDFHTIKEGKSVNIGNTKLSYSPEFVASSSLTFKPIPNFGATLLTKYVGEQYMSNINEENSKLKSYFVNNLHLSYEINPLKFCKSIVISVTGNNILNAKYVANGTFEDGQAAYFPQAEINYLAGLTLSF
- the hflX gene encoding GTPase HflX gives rise to the protein MLEQINLNYEKVVLVGIINQMQDEEKSKEYLDELEFLTYTAGGEVLQRFTQKLDVPNPKTFIGTGKMEEVQQFVEENGVGTVIFDDELSPAQQKNIERILKAKILDRTGLILDIFAQRAQTSYSRTQVELAQYQYLLPRLTGLWTHLERQRGGIGMRGPGETEIETDRRIVRDRIALLKKKLATIDRQMAVQRSNRGAMVRVALIGYTNVGKSTLMNVISKSEVFAENKLFATLDTTVRKVVIGNLPFLLSDTVGFIRKLPTQLIESFKSTLDEVREADLLLHIVDISHPNFEEHIHSVNQILSEIKSADKPTIMVFNKIDAYKHQTIAEDDLITEPTSKHFTLEQWKQTWMNKVGNDVLFISALNKDNLEEFREKVYAKVREIHITRFPYNNFLYPEFMEDDTETEN
- the rpoN gene encoding RNA polymerase factor sigma-54, whose protein sequence is MLKQNLQLKLSQKLSPQQIQLMKLVQLPTLAFEQRVKQELEENPALETGKEESLYDEFADEFDNSIDDFNDNEVINTDDINIDEYLSDDEIPDYRLQANNYSDDDEEKEIPFSAGISFHQSLINQLNTFQLSDEDYLIAEFLVGSIDDTGYIRRSLQDLTDDLAFTQNIYTDEEKVRQIQQQIIFQLDPAGVGASDLQECLLVQLQRKKGTPAIELAIEIIEKGFEPFTKKHYSRLQQKFSASEEDLKEAIQEIEKLNPKPGNAYSNNHIQVEQIIPDFNIRINDNELELTLNGRNAPELHVSREYTTMLETYKNTKEKSNSQKEAVFFIKQKLDAAKWFIDAIKQRQQTLYVTMNAIMNHQKEYFLTGDELKIKPLILKDIADVVGMDISTVSRVANSKYVTTPYGTKLIKEFFSESMKNDQGEDVSTHEIKNILQNIIAEEDKRKPYPDDDLAQILKEKGYPIARRTVAKYREQLDIPVARLRKEL
- a CDS encoding aminotransferase class V-fold PLP-dependent enzyme yields the protein MKTISAIRADFPILARKVNGCPLIYFDNAATSQTPLPVINTIVHYYSHLNANIHRGVHTLSQEATEAYEAARVKLQKHFNAHKSCEIIFTSGTTHSINLVANGFANILKKSDEIIVSASEHHSNIVPWQFACKHSGASLKVISMDMEGHLDLNQFEQLLTSNTKLVCVQHVSNALGNIQPIEKIIALAKKVNAAVLVDGAQASPHLQPDVQALDVDFYTASGHKMYGPTGVGILYGKEAWLSKLPPYQGGGEMIKEVTFENSTYAELPHKFEAGTPNICGGIALGAAIDYMHQIGMENIARHEHELLKYATEKLQNIPEVIFYGTSNLKNKTAVISFNIKGIHPYDLGTLLDKQGIAVRTGHHCTQPIMNFYQIPGTVRISFAFYNTFEEIDQFIVALLKAKSMLS
- a CDS encoding lipoprotein signal peptidase — encoded protein: MKLKHAFLIILVVLIIDQWSKIYIKTHFKLNDYVEVFSWFKILFIENEGAAWGTKIPGTYGKLALTLFRIVAVVGIGYWLTQSIKKQRPTILIISISLILAGALGNIIDSVFYGVIFDHSYGNVATLFSENPYGTLLHGKVVDMFYFPLIDTKLPEWLPFWGGKNFRFFEPVFNVADAAISIAVGLLLVFNKKAFPKENEATNK